One Polaribacter sp. SA4-12 genomic window carries:
- a CDS encoding YraN family protein: MAEHNELGKKGEELAIKFLIDKGYKILEKNYRYLKAEVDIIAQKENTLAVVEVKTRSSDYFGNPQDFVNPKKIKLLLSAIDYYVNEKDLDVEVRFDIIAIIHQKTIKIEHLEDAFLHF; the protein is encoded by the coding sequence ATGGCAGAACATAATGAATTAGGAAAAAAAGGAGAAGAACTAGCCATCAAATTTCTGATTGATAAAGGCTATAAAATTCTCGAAAAAAATTATCGTTATTTAAAAGCAGAAGTAGATATTATTGCCCAAAAAGAAAACACTTTAGCTGTTGTAGAAGTAAAAACACGTTCTTCAGATTATTTTGGAAATCCGCAAGACTTTGTAAATCCAAAGAAAATAAAATTGTTGCTTTCTGCAATTGATTATTATGTTAATGAAAAAGATTTAGACGTAGAAGTCCGTTTTGATATTATTGCGATTATTCATCAAAAAACAATTAAAATTGAGCATTTAGAAGATGCTTTTCTCCATTTTTAA
- a CDS encoding DMT family transporter, translating into MVTKRFWFGVFLGVLGIVLFSSKAVMVKLAYNYNVDAITMLLLRMLFSFPFYVVIAYLYRNKNQEIKTTKIDYAWVVFFGVVGYYLASFFDFVGLTYIKASLERIILFVYPTIVILLNRLFFKQPITKIQALAIFLSYLGIVIAFSDEVDISGNNVYLGGFFVLLCAITYASYLVGSGWLIPKFGVVKFTAYAMLVSCFCVFIHFSVIGETDLFNLPWQVYGFGGLIAIFATVIPSFLVSASIKIISSSNFAIVAGVGPISTIILASFFLNESLTLFQFFGALLVILGIVITSLNQAKKK; encoded by the coding sequence ATGGTAACAAAAAGGTTTTGGTTTGGTGTGTTTTTAGGCGTTTTGGGTATTGTACTCTTTTCTTCTAAAGCAGTTATGGTTAAACTTGCCTACAATTACAATGTAGATGCAATTACTATGTTGCTATTAAGAATGTTGTTTTCTTTTCCTTTTTATGTGGTTATTGCATATTTATATCGAAATAAAAATCAAGAAATAAAAACGACTAAAATAGATTATGCTTGGGTTGTATTTTTTGGTGTGGTAGGTTATTATTTAGCAAGTTTTTTTGATTTTGTAGGTTTAACATATATAAAGGCAAGTTTAGAACGCATCATTTTATTTGTATATCCAACAATTGTAATTCTTTTAAATCGACTTTTTTTTAAACAACCAATTACAAAAATTCAAGCGCTTGCCATCTTTTTATCCTATTTAGGAATTGTAATTGCTTTTTCTGATGAAGTTGATATTTCTGGAAACAATGTGTATTTAGGAGGCTTTTTTGTGCTTTTATGTGCTATTACTTACGCCTCTTATTTGGTAGGAAGTGGTTGGTTAATTCCAAAATTTGGAGTTGTAAAATTCACTGCTTATGCAATGTTGGTTTCTTGTTTTTGTGTATTTATACACTTTAGTGTTATTGGTGAAACAGATTTATTTAATTTACCTTGGCAAGTATATGGTTTTGGTGGTTTAATAGCTATTTTTGCAACTGTAATTCCCTCTTTTTTAGTGAGTGCTTCTATAAAAATAATTAGTTCTTCTAATTTTGCAATCGTTGCAGGAGTTGGCCCAATATCTACAATTATATTAGCTTCTTTTTTTCTAAACGAAAGTTTAACTTTATTTCAATTTTTTGGCGCACTTTTGGTTATATTAGGTATTGTTATAACCTCATTAAACCAAGCTAAGAAAAAGTAA
- a CDS encoding TlpA family protein disulfide reductase, which produces MKKILAFIFLISAFAQAQHTISGTMSPTIKSDWVLLYKVEGAKQTFVKNTKIKIDSFDVDGKKQALGSFHFILPKNTKVGSYRITYRLEGAGFVDFIYNNEDVNFGFHPEYPNQSVTFTESKENIIYRNYLDKIADAQQTLDSIQVTAIQNPDLDLNRKYKKALKNVNSVQKEYLDASKGMYVQPFIKASLRNSPSEIISTPQKYMSNMIDTFFDKMDFNNKTLLNSSFLIDRITDYVFSINYADDATIQQGLYKESVDKVLSKIETIPFKKDAIEFLISQFEMSMNLELIDYLFENHYNKLPIDVQSKKFKEDKLSLFAAEVGRIAPDFSWKENDKTLTLSKLDDAENYLLIFWSTSCSHCLREIPQIHKFLKENKKVKVIAFSLEKNDFGWKNYKKTLPNWHHVLGLNKWENKTARTYNIVSTPSYFVLDADKKIIAKPDDLKDVKNIINKL; this is translated from the coding sequence ATGAAAAAAATACTCGCTTTTATATTCTTAATTTCAGCATTTGCACAAGCACAACATACTATTAGTGGAACAATGTCTCCAACAATAAAAAGTGATTGGGTTCTTTTATATAAGGTAGAAGGAGCAAAACAAACGTTTGTTAAGAATACTAAAATAAAAATTGATTCATTTGATGTTGATGGAAAAAAACAAGCTTTAGGTAGTTTTCATTTTATACTTCCTAAAAACACAAAAGTAGGTTCATATAGAATAACTTATAGATTAGAAGGAGCAGGTTTTGTCGATTTTATTTATAATAATGAAGATGTTAATTTTGGTTTTCATCCTGAATATCCCAATCAATCTGTAACTTTTACAGAGTCTAAAGAGAATATAATTTACAGAAACTATTTAGATAAAATTGCGGATGCGCAACAAACATTAGACTCTATACAAGTTACAGCTATACAAAACCCTGATTTAGATTTAAATAGAAAATACAAAAAAGCTCTAAAGAACGTAAACAGTGTTCAGAAAGAATATTTAGACGCCTCAAAAGGCATGTATGTTCAACCTTTTATTAAAGCTTCATTAAGAAATAGTCCTTCAGAAATTATAAGTACTCCACAAAAGTACATGTCAAATATGATCGATACTTTTTTTGACAAAATGGACTTTAATAATAAAACACTTTTAAACTCTTCTTTTCTAATTGATAGAATTACAGATTATGTTTTTTCTATTAATTATGCTGATGACGCAACAATACAACAAGGATTATATAAAGAATCTGTAGATAAAGTCTTATCTAAAATTGAAACAATTCCTTTTAAAAAGGATGCAATTGAGTTTTTAATTAGCCAATTTGAAATGTCAATGAATTTAGAATTAATAGATTATTTATTCGAAAATCATTACAATAAATTACCAATTGATGTTCAAAGTAAAAAGTTTAAAGAAGATAAATTATCATTATTTGCTGCGGAAGTTGGCAGAATAGCTCCAGACTTTTCTTGGAAAGAAAATGATAAAACATTAACGCTTTCTAAATTAGATGACGCTGAAAATTATTTATTAATTTTTTGGAGTACAAGTTGTTCTCATTGTTTAAGAGAAATTCCTCAGATACATAAATTTTTAAAGGAAAACAAAAAAGTAAAAGTGATAGCTTTTTCTTTAGAAAAAAATGACTTTGGTTGGAAAAATTACAAGAAAACACTACCAAATTGGCATCATGTTTTGGGCTTAAATAAATGGGAAAACAAAACCGCAAGAACTTATAACATAGTATCTACACCTAGTTATTTTGTGTTAGATGCTGACAAAAAAATTATTGCAAAGCCAGATGATTTAAAAGATGTAAAGAACATCATTAATAAACTTTAA
- a CDS encoding SDR family oxidoreductase translates to MPFNNKVVWITGASSGIGKALAIELSHQKATLILSSRNKTELELVKSECNNSSEVKIITVDLENYTNLQPKVDEALACFGRVDVLVNNGGISQRSLVKDTQVSVDKRIMDINYLGTVALSKAILPHFIENKSGQFVVTTSIVGKIGTPLRSSYAASKHALHGFFDSLRAENHKNNIVVTLVCPGFVNTNVSKNALIGDGSSQGKMDVATENGIHPDHFAKLMAKAIRKKKEEVYIAGAKEKLGVFAKRFFPKLLSIMIRKLSVT, encoded by the coding sequence ATGCCTTTTAATAATAAAGTTGTTTGGATAACTGGTGCTTCTTCTGGAATCGGAAAAGCGTTAGCCATTGAGTTATCTCATCAAAAAGCAACACTAATTTTATCATCAAGAAATAAAACCGAATTAGAGTTGGTAAAGAGTGAATGTAATAATTCATCCGAAGTAAAAATTATCACAGTAGATTTAGAAAATTATACCAATTTACAACCAAAGGTTGATGAAGCTCTTGCTTGTTTTGGTAGGGTTGATGTTTTGGTAAACAATGGAGGGATTAGTCAGCGTTCTTTGGTAAAAGACACACAAGTTTCGGTTGATAAACGGATTATGGATATAAATTATCTAGGAACTGTAGCTTTGTCTAAAGCAATATTGCCTCATTTTATAGAAAACAAAAGCGGTCAATTTGTTGTTACAACAAGTATTGTTGGTAAAATAGGAACTCCTTTACGTTCTTCATACGCAGCAAGTAAACATGCTTTACATGGTTTTTTTGATAGCTTACGAGCAGAAAATCACAAAAATAATATTGTAGTAACTTTAGTTTGTCCTGGTTTTGTAAACACAAATGTTTCTAAGAATGCTCTAATTGGTGATGGTTCTTCACAAGGAAAAATGGATGTTGCTACCGAAAATGGAATTCATCCAGACCACTTTGCAAAATTGATGGCAAAAGCAATTAGAAAGAAAAAAGAGGAAGTTTATATCGCAGGAGCAAAAGAAAAGTTAGGTGTTTTTGCAAAGCGCTTTTTTCCAAAGTTATTATCTATAATGATTAGAAAACTAAGCGTTACTTAA
- a CDS encoding CvpA family protein has protein sequence MNVFDIIIAALLLFGFVRGLMKGLFVEVASLVALIGGVYGAIHFSYFVSNFLKEYVSWKPEYISLASFAITFVIIIVVIALLGKALTKIADFASLGIINKILGGVFGALKIGLILSVVFIFFGKMNDTIPFIKKETLDDSILYSPVKKIAPTIFPSIIKEEKQEKTLLNNIEI, from the coding sequence ATGAATGTTTTTGATATTATTATAGCTGCTTTATTACTCTTTGGCTTTGTTAGAGGCTTAATGAAAGGCTTATTTGTAGAGGTTGCTTCTTTGGTTGCATTGATTGGTGGAGTGTATGGAGCTATTCATTTTTCTTATTTTGTTTCTAATTTCCTAAAAGAATATGTATCTTGGAAGCCAGAATACATCTCTTTAGCGTCTTTTGCAATAACTTTTGTAATAATTATTGTTGTAATTGCGCTTCTTGGAAAAGCATTAACAAAAATTGCAGATTTCGCTTCTCTAGGAATTATTAATAAAATATTAGGAGGCGTATTTGGAGCTTTAAAAATTGGACTAATTTTAAGTGTTGTTTTTATTTTCTTTGGAAAAATGAATGATACAATTCCTTTTATTAAAAAGGAAACATTAGATGATTCTATTTTATATAGCCCTGTTAAAAAAATTGCCCCTACGATTTTCCCCTCTATTATTAAAGAAGAAAAACAGGAAAAAACCCTGTTAAATAACATTGAAATTTAA